The following are from one region of the Takifugu rubripes chromosome 16, fTakRub1.2, whole genome shotgun sequence genome:
- the LOC101073163 gene encoding protein EFR3 homolog B isoform X4 — translation MFIFGVCGCCGALRPRYKRLVDNIFPEDPEDGLVKANMEKLTFYALSAPEKLDRIGAYLSERLSRDVARHRYGYVCIAMEALDQLLMACHCQSINLFVESFLKMVRKLLESDKPSLQILGTNSFVKFANIEEDTPSYHRSYDFFVSRFSEMCHSSYEDPDIRTKIRMAGIKGLQGVVRKTVNDELQANIWDPQHMDKIVPSLLFNLQSGERTESRSPSPLQATEKEKESPVELTERCFRELLGRAAYGNIKNAVTPVLMHLDNHSLWEGKTFAVRCFKIIMYSIQSQHSHLVIQQLLGHLDANSKNSATVRAGIVEVLLEAAAIAASGSVGPTVLEVFNTLLRQLRLSVDYELTGCYDGSTNIGTKIIKAHEERQLQEAVIRTIGSFANTLPTYQRSEVMLFIMGKIPVPGVHPALSSKDSGPEGTRMIQVMLLKSLVQVTAGFDTTNMLTALPTSFLEPLLSFSLTEDPEIRLLVLQILLSLIDRHDNAPKFLNVSIISDISVLKLKVDKCSRQDNLFMKKHGQQLYRHIYLGCKEESSGQQHYEALFALLGLLSMELANEEVVVDLIRLALALQDLALSTDEALPVFNRCAIHAVAAAYLNLICQLTTVPAFCQHIHEVIELRQKETPYLLPEDVFIENPKLPSSLEKVEGEVLFLQSKITEVLGGSGYNTDRLATPYVPQYTDEDRLSKRKSIGETISLQGEVESRNSPEKEERTPAEEITFETLKNAIVDSVGMEEQERERRRQVVEKFQKAPFEEIAAHCGARATLLQSKLNQIFEITIRPPPSPSGTISSGYGQTQSRSVPIYEMKFPDLCVY, via the exons ATGTTTATTTTTG GGGTTTGTGGTTGTTGTGGGGCACTCAGGCCCAGGTACAAAAGACTGGTTGACAACATCTTCCCAGAGGATCCAGAG GATGGGCTTGTGAAGGCCAACATGGAGAAGCTGACATTCTACGCCCTGTCAGCTCCGGAGAAACTCGACCGTATCGGAGCCTACCTGTCTGAGAGACTGTCGAGGGATGTGGCCCGGCACAGATACGG gTATGTGTGCATAGCCATGGAAgctctggaccagctgctgaTGGCCTGCCACTGTCAGAGCATCAACCTGTTTGTGGAGAGTTTTCTCAAAATGGTGCGCAAGCTGCTGGAGTCTGACAAACCCAGCCTGCAGATCCTTGGAACTAACTCT TTTGTGAAGTTTGCCAACATAGAGGAGGACACGCCATCGTACCACCGGAGCTATGACTTCTTTGTGTCCCGCTTCAGTGAGATGTGCCACTCCAGTTACGAGGACCCTGACATCCGCACCAA GATCCGTATGGCTGGTATCAagggcctgcagggtgtggtgagGAAGACTGTCAATGATGAGCTGCAGGCCAACATCTGGGACCCTCAGCACATGGACAAGATCGTCCCCTCGTTGCTTTTCAACCTGCAGAGTGGCGAACGCACAGAGAG CCGCTCCCCCTCTCCGCTGCAGGctacagagaaggagaaggaaagcCCAGTGGAGCTGACGGAGCGCTGTTTCAGGGAGCTGCTTGGACGGGCAGCCTATGGCAACATCAAGAACGCCGTCACTCCCGTACTAAT GCATTTAGATAACCACTCTCTATGGGAGGGGAAGACCTTTGCAGTGCGTTGCTTCAAAATCATCATGTACTCCATCCAA TCCCAGCATTCTCACTTGGTAATCCAGCAGCTTCTCGGTCACCTGGACGCCAACAGTAAGAACTCAGCCACAGTGCGAGCTGGTATCGTGGAGGTTCTGCTCGAGGCAGCCGCCATAGCAGCCAGTGGATCTGTGG GTCCTACAGTGTTGGAGGTGTTCAACACTCTGCTGCGGCAGCTCCGTCTCAGCGTCGACTATGAGCTCACCGGTTGCTATGATGGCAGCACCAACATTGGTACCAAGATCATAAAAGCTCATGAGGagaggcagctgcaggaggctgtCATCAGGACCATTG GTTCATTTGCCAACACCTTACCAACataccagaggtcagaggtcatgctTTTCATCATGGGCAAGATCCCAGTACCCGGGGTTCACCCTGCACTCTCCTCTAAAGACTCAGG GCCTGAGGGCACCCGGATGATTCAGGTTATGCTGCTGAAGTCCTTAGTCCAG GTGACGGCAGGTTTTGACACTACCAACATGCTGACGGCCCTGCCAACCTCGTTTCTGGAGCCCCTGCTGTCTTTCTCCTTAACGGAGGATCCAGAAATCCGACTGCTGGTGCTCCAAATTCTTCTAAGCCTCATCGACAGGCATGACAACGCACCCAAGTTCTTAAACGTGAG CATCATCTCGGACATCTCCGTGCTTAAGCTTAAAGTTGACAAGTGCTCCAGACAGGACAACCTCTTCAtgaaaaag CATGGGCAGCAGCTCTACCGTCACATCTACCTGGGCTGTAAAGAGGAGAGCAGCGGCCAGCAGCACTACGAAGCTCTCTTTGCTCTGTTGGGTCTCCTCAGCATGGAGCTAGCCAACGAGGAAGTGGTGGTGGACCTCATTCGACTGGCGCTCGCCTTACAG GATCTGGCTCTGTCTACTGACGAGGCTTTGCCTGTGTTTAACCGCTGTGCCATTCACGCAGTCGCCGCCGCCTACCTCAACCTCATCTGTCAGCTCACCACTGTTCCAGCCTTCTGCCAACACATACATgag GTAATTGAGTTGAGGCAGAAAGAAACCCCCTACCTTTTGCCTGAGGATGTTTTCATTGAGAATCCCAA ACTACCCTCTTCCCTAGAGAAGGTGGAAGGGGAAGTTCTCTTCCTTCAGTCCAAAATCACAGAGGTTCTCGGAGGGAGTGGATACAACACAGACAGACTGGCTACGCCTTATGTTCCTCAGTACACTG ATGAGGACCGTCTCTCTAAGCGGAAGAGTATAGGTGAGACCATCTCTCTGCAGGGAGAGGTGGAGTCCAGAAACAGCCCAGAAAAAGAGGAG AGAACGCCAGCTGAGGAGATCACATTTGAAACCCTGAAAAATGCCATCG tggacagtGTCGgtatggaggagcaggaacgaGAGCGGAGGAGACAAGTGGTGGAGAAATTTCAAAAGGCTCCTTTTGAGGAAATTGCTGCCCACTGCGGTGCCAGG gcCACACTACTGCAGAGCAAACTCAACCAAATCTTTGAGATTACAATCAG GCCCCCGCCCAGCCCATCTGGAACCATTTCATCAGGTTACGGTCAAACCCAGAGTCGATCCGTCCCCATCTACGAGATGAAGTTTCCTGATCTCTGTGTGTactag
- the LOC101073163 gene encoding protein EFR3 homolog B isoform X6 — MYGVCGCCGALRPRYKRLVDNIFPEDPEDGLVKANMEKLTFYALSAPEKLDRIGAYLSERLSRDVARHRYGYVCIAMEALDQLLMACHCQSINLFVESFLKMVRKLLESDKPSLQILGTNSFVKFANIEEDTPSYHRSYDFFVSRFSEMCHSSYEDPDIRTKIRMAGIKGLQGVVRKTVNDELQANIWDPQHMDKIVPSLLFNLQSGERTESRSPSPLQATEKEKESPVELTERCFRELLGRAAYGNIKNAVTPVLMHLDNHSLWEGKTFAVRCFKIIMYSIQSQHSHLVIQQLLGHLDANSKNSATVRAGIVEVLLEAAAIAASGSVGPTVLEVFNTLLRQLRLSVDYELTGCYDGSTNIGTKIIKAHEERQLQEAVIRTIGSFANTLPTYQRSEVMLFIMGKIPVPGVHPALSSKDSGPEGTRMIQVMLLKSLVQVTAGFDTTNMLTALPTSFLEPLLSFSLTEDPEIRLLVLQILLSLIDRHDNAPKFLNVSIISDISVLKLKVDKCSRQDNLFMKKHGQQLYRHIYLGCKEESSGQQHYEALFALLGLLSMELANEEVVVDLIRLALALQDLALSTDEALPVFNRCAIHAVAAAYLNLICQLTTVPAFCQHIHEVIELRQKETPYLLPEDVFIENPKLPSSLEKVEGEVLFLQSKITEVLGGSGYNTDRLATPYVPQYTDEDRLSKRKSIGETISLQGEVESRNSPEKEERTPAEEITFETLKNAIVDSVGMEEQERERRRQVVEKFQKAPFEEIAAHCGARATLLQSKLNQIFEITIRPPPSPSGTISSGYGQTQSRSVPIYEMKFPDLCVY, encoded by the exons ATGTACG GGGTTTGTGGTTGTTGTGGGGCACTCAGGCCCAGGTACAAAAGACTGGTTGACAACATCTTCCCAGAGGATCCAGAG GATGGGCTTGTGAAGGCCAACATGGAGAAGCTGACATTCTACGCCCTGTCAGCTCCGGAGAAACTCGACCGTATCGGAGCCTACCTGTCTGAGAGACTGTCGAGGGATGTGGCCCGGCACAGATACGG gTATGTGTGCATAGCCATGGAAgctctggaccagctgctgaTGGCCTGCCACTGTCAGAGCATCAACCTGTTTGTGGAGAGTTTTCTCAAAATGGTGCGCAAGCTGCTGGAGTCTGACAAACCCAGCCTGCAGATCCTTGGAACTAACTCT TTTGTGAAGTTTGCCAACATAGAGGAGGACACGCCATCGTACCACCGGAGCTATGACTTCTTTGTGTCCCGCTTCAGTGAGATGTGCCACTCCAGTTACGAGGACCCTGACATCCGCACCAA GATCCGTATGGCTGGTATCAagggcctgcagggtgtggtgagGAAGACTGTCAATGATGAGCTGCAGGCCAACATCTGGGACCCTCAGCACATGGACAAGATCGTCCCCTCGTTGCTTTTCAACCTGCAGAGTGGCGAACGCACAGAGAG CCGCTCCCCCTCTCCGCTGCAGGctacagagaaggagaaggaaagcCCAGTGGAGCTGACGGAGCGCTGTTTCAGGGAGCTGCTTGGACGGGCAGCCTATGGCAACATCAAGAACGCCGTCACTCCCGTACTAAT GCATTTAGATAACCACTCTCTATGGGAGGGGAAGACCTTTGCAGTGCGTTGCTTCAAAATCATCATGTACTCCATCCAA TCCCAGCATTCTCACTTGGTAATCCAGCAGCTTCTCGGTCACCTGGACGCCAACAGTAAGAACTCAGCCACAGTGCGAGCTGGTATCGTGGAGGTTCTGCTCGAGGCAGCCGCCATAGCAGCCAGTGGATCTGTGG GTCCTACAGTGTTGGAGGTGTTCAACACTCTGCTGCGGCAGCTCCGTCTCAGCGTCGACTATGAGCTCACCGGTTGCTATGATGGCAGCACCAACATTGGTACCAAGATCATAAAAGCTCATGAGGagaggcagctgcaggaggctgtCATCAGGACCATTG GTTCATTTGCCAACACCTTACCAACataccagaggtcagaggtcatgctTTTCATCATGGGCAAGATCCCAGTACCCGGGGTTCACCCTGCACTCTCCTCTAAAGACTCAGG GCCTGAGGGCACCCGGATGATTCAGGTTATGCTGCTGAAGTCCTTAGTCCAG GTGACGGCAGGTTTTGACACTACCAACATGCTGACGGCCCTGCCAACCTCGTTTCTGGAGCCCCTGCTGTCTTTCTCCTTAACGGAGGATCCAGAAATCCGACTGCTGGTGCTCCAAATTCTTCTAAGCCTCATCGACAGGCATGACAACGCACCCAAGTTCTTAAACGTGAG CATCATCTCGGACATCTCCGTGCTTAAGCTTAAAGTTGACAAGTGCTCCAGACAGGACAACCTCTTCAtgaaaaag CATGGGCAGCAGCTCTACCGTCACATCTACCTGGGCTGTAAAGAGGAGAGCAGCGGCCAGCAGCACTACGAAGCTCTCTTTGCTCTGTTGGGTCTCCTCAGCATGGAGCTAGCCAACGAGGAAGTGGTGGTGGACCTCATTCGACTGGCGCTCGCCTTACAG GATCTGGCTCTGTCTACTGACGAGGCTTTGCCTGTGTTTAACCGCTGTGCCATTCACGCAGTCGCCGCCGCCTACCTCAACCTCATCTGTCAGCTCACCACTGTTCCAGCCTTCTGCCAACACATACATgag GTAATTGAGTTGAGGCAGAAAGAAACCCCCTACCTTTTGCCTGAGGATGTTTTCATTGAGAATCCCAA ACTACCCTCTTCCCTAGAGAAGGTGGAAGGGGAAGTTCTCTTCCTTCAGTCCAAAATCACAGAGGTTCTCGGAGGGAGTGGATACAACACAGACAGACTGGCTACGCCTTATGTTCCTCAGTACACTG ATGAGGACCGTCTCTCTAAGCGGAAGAGTATAGGTGAGACCATCTCTCTGCAGGGAGAGGTGGAGTCCAGAAACAGCCCAGAAAAAGAGGAG AGAACGCCAGCTGAGGAGATCACATTTGAAACCCTGAAAAATGCCATCG tggacagtGTCGgtatggaggagcaggaacgaGAGCGGAGGAGACAAGTGGTGGAGAAATTTCAAAAGGCTCCTTTTGAGGAAATTGCTGCCCACTGCGGTGCCAGG gcCACACTACTGCAGAGCAAACTCAACCAAATCTTTGAGATTACAATCAG GCCCCCGCCCAGCCCATCTGGAACCATTTCATCAGGTTACGGTCAAACCCAGAGTCGATCCGTCCCCATCTACGAGATGAAGTTTCCTGATCTCTGTGTGTactag
- the LOC101073163 gene encoding protein EFR3 homolog B isoform X2, with protein MPLPVPDVPASQRLALDCRTLLDHRVGKGVCGCCGALRPRYKRLVDNIFPEDPEDGLVKANMEKLTFYALSAPEKLDRIGAYLSERLSRDVARHRYGYVCIAMEALDQLLMACHCQSINLFVESFLKMVRKLLESDKPSLQILGTNSFVKFANIEEDTPSYHRSYDFFVSRFSEMCHSSYEDPDIRTKIRMAGIKGLQGVVRKTVNDELQANIWDPQHMDKIVPSLLFNLQSGERTESRSPSPLQATEKEKESPVELTERCFRELLGRAAYGNIKNAVTPVLMHLDNHSLWEGKTFAVRCFKIIMYSIQSQHSHLVIQQLLGHLDANSKNSATVRAGIVEVLLEAAAIAASGSVGPTVLEVFNTLLRQLRLSVDYELTGCYDGSTNIGTKIIKAHEERQLQEAVIRTIGSFANTLPTYQRSEVMLFIMGKIPVPGVHPALSSKDSGPEGTRMIQVMLLKSLVQVTAGFDTTNMLTALPTSFLEPLLSFSLTEDPEIRLLVLQILLSLIDRHDNAPKFLNVSIISDISVLKLKVDKCSRQDNLFMKKHGQQLYRHIYLGCKEESSGQQHYEALFALLGLLSMELANEEVVVDLIRLALALQDLALSTDEALPVFNRCAIHAVAAAYLNLICQLTTVPAFCQHIHEVIELRQKETPYLLPEDVFIENPKLPSSLEKVEGEVLFLQSKITEVLGGSGYNTDRLATPYVPQYTDEDRLSKRKSIGETISLQGEVESRNSPEKEERTPAEEITFETLKNAIVDSVGMEEQERERRRQVVEKFQKAPFEEIAAHCGARATLLQSKLNQIFEITIRPPPSPSGTISSGYGQTQSRSVPIYEMKFPDLCVY; from the exons ATGCCTCTGCCTGTGCCCGATGTACCAGCCTCTCAGAGGCTGGCACTGGACTGTCGTACCCTTCTGGACCATCGTGTTGGAAAGG GGGTTTGTGGTTGTTGTGGGGCACTCAGGCCCAGGTACAAAAGACTGGTTGACAACATCTTCCCAGAGGATCCAGAG GATGGGCTTGTGAAGGCCAACATGGAGAAGCTGACATTCTACGCCCTGTCAGCTCCGGAGAAACTCGACCGTATCGGAGCCTACCTGTCTGAGAGACTGTCGAGGGATGTGGCCCGGCACAGATACGG gTATGTGTGCATAGCCATGGAAgctctggaccagctgctgaTGGCCTGCCACTGTCAGAGCATCAACCTGTTTGTGGAGAGTTTTCTCAAAATGGTGCGCAAGCTGCTGGAGTCTGACAAACCCAGCCTGCAGATCCTTGGAACTAACTCT TTTGTGAAGTTTGCCAACATAGAGGAGGACACGCCATCGTACCACCGGAGCTATGACTTCTTTGTGTCCCGCTTCAGTGAGATGTGCCACTCCAGTTACGAGGACCCTGACATCCGCACCAA GATCCGTATGGCTGGTATCAagggcctgcagggtgtggtgagGAAGACTGTCAATGATGAGCTGCAGGCCAACATCTGGGACCCTCAGCACATGGACAAGATCGTCCCCTCGTTGCTTTTCAACCTGCAGAGTGGCGAACGCACAGAGAG CCGCTCCCCCTCTCCGCTGCAGGctacagagaaggagaaggaaagcCCAGTGGAGCTGACGGAGCGCTGTTTCAGGGAGCTGCTTGGACGGGCAGCCTATGGCAACATCAAGAACGCCGTCACTCCCGTACTAAT GCATTTAGATAACCACTCTCTATGGGAGGGGAAGACCTTTGCAGTGCGTTGCTTCAAAATCATCATGTACTCCATCCAA TCCCAGCATTCTCACTTGGTAATCCAGCAGCTTCTCGGTCACCTGGACGCCAACAGTAAGAACTCAGCCACAGTGCGAGCTGGTATCGTGGAGGTTCTGCTCGAGGCAGCCGCCATAGCAGCCAGTGGATCTGTGG GTCCTACAGTGTTGGAGGTGTTCAACACTCTGCTGCGGCAGCTCCGTCTCAGCGTCGACTATGAGCTCACCGGTTGCTATGATGGCAGCACCAACATTGGTACCAAGATCATAAAAGCTCATGAGGagaggcagctgcaggaggctgtCATCAGGACCATTG GTTCATTTGCCAACACCTTACCAACataccagaggtcagaggtcatgctTTTCATCATGGGCAAGATCCCAGTACCCGGGGTTCACCCTGCACTCTCCTCTAAAGACTCAGG GCCTGAGGGCACCCGGATGATTCAGGTTATGCTGCTGAAGTCCTTAGTCCAG GTGACGGCAGGTTTTGACACTACCAACATGCTGACGGCCCTGCCAACCTCGTTTCTGGAGCCCCTGCTGTCTTTCTCCTTAACGGAGGATCCAGAAATCCGACTGCTGGTGCTCCAAATTCTTCTAAGCCTCATCGACAGGCATGACAACGCACCCAAGTTCTTAAACGTGAG CATCATCTCGGACATCTCCGTGCTTAAGCTTAAAGTTGACAAGTGCTCCAGACAGGACAACCTCTTCAtgaaaaag CATGGGCAGCAGCTCTACCGTCACATCTACCTGGGCTGTAAAGAGGAGAGCAGCGGCCAGCAGCACTACGAAGCTCTCTTTGCTCTGTTGGGTCTCCTCAGCATGGAGCTAGCCAACGAGGAAGTGGTGGTGGACCTCATTCGACTGGCGCTCGCCTTACAG GATCTGGCTCTGTCTACTGACGAGGCTTTGCCTGTGTTTAACCGCTGTGCCATTCACGCAGTCGCCGCCGCCTACCTCAACCTCATCTGTCAGCTCACCACTGTTCCAGCCTTCTGCCAACACATACATgag GTAATTGAGTTGAGGCAGAAAGAAACCCCCTACCTTTTGCCTGAGGATGTTTTCATTGAGAATCCCAA ACTACCCTCTTCCCTAGAGAAGGTGGAAGGGGAAGTTCTCTTCCTTCAGTCCAAAATCACAGAGGTTCTCGGAGGGAGTGGATACAACACAGACAGACTGGCTACGCCTTATGTTCCTCAGTACACTG ATGAGGACCGTCTCTCTAAGCGGAAGAGTATAGGTGAGACCATCTCTCTGCAGGGAGAGGTGGAGTCCAGAAACAGCCCAGAAAAAGAGGAG AGAACGCCAGCTGAGGAGATCACATTTGAAACCCTGAAAAATGCCATCG tggacagtGTCGgtatggaggagcaggaacgaGAGCGGAGGAGACAAGTGGTGGAGAAATTTCAAAAGGCTCCTTTTGAGGAAATTGCTGCCCACTGCGGTGCCAGG gcCACACTACTGCAGAGCAAACTCAACCAAATCTTTGAGATTACAATCAG GCCCCCGCCCAGCCCATCTGGAACCATTTCATCAGGTTACGGTCAAACCCAGAGTCGATCCGTCCCCATCTACGAGATGAAGTTTCCTGATCTCTGTGTGTactag